A genomic stretch from Candidatus Schekmanbacteria bacterium includes:
- a CDS encoding DEAD/DEAH box helicase, with amino-acid sequence MEFHTFNFHPHVADGIANAGYVTPTPIQMQAMPPVISGQDVMGLAQTGTGKTAAFVLPILDRLIKGPRGGIRALIIAPTRELAEQIHDAIVQLGSKTRLKSVTIYGGVSYEPQKQKLKAGVDIVVACPGRLLDHVSQGTIRLSNLEVLVLDEADRMFDMGFMPDIRKIIKSLPVKRQTLLFSATMPDDIRRLAHEILQSPVTVQVNHSAPACTVSHALYPVDQHLKTALLLELLRNTDTESVLVFTRTKHRAKRVGEQLGKAGFRAASLQGNLSQNKRQEALDGFRRGLYQVLVATDIAARGIDVTRISHVINYDMPDTADAYTHRIGRTGRAEKTGDAFTFITREDEGMVRSIELVLKEKVERRKLENFDYKKQAPARNTEFAREPRSKTSYHSNNRKPASYGSSKPASSAQKWQKAKPAARGTANRSASSNPRRSSASTMSRSSSYKISSSR; translated from the coding sequence ATGGAATTTCACACATTTAATTTTCACCCCCATGTTGCGGACGGAATCGCAAATGCCGGCTATGTTACGCCAACTCCTATACAGATGCAGGCAATGCCGCCTGTCATTAGTGGACAGGATGTCATGGGTCTTGCACAGACAGGAACAGGTAAAACTGCAGCTTTCGTTCTCCCCATTCTTGACCGCCTTATAAAAGGACCAAGGGGAGGTATCCGTGCACTCATTATAGCTCCTACCCGCGAACTGGCGGAACAGATACACGATGCTATAGTACAGCTTGGCAGTAAGACCCGCCTTAAGAGTGTCACCATATATGGCGGCGTAAGCTATGAACCGCAGAAGCAGAAACTGAAAGCAGGCGTTGATATAGTCGTCGCCTGCCCGGGACGCCTGCTGGATCACGTTAGTCAGGGGACCATCAGACTTTCTAACTTAGAAGTACTTGTCCTCGATGAGGCAGACCGCATGTTCGACATGGGATTCATGCCTGATATCAGGAAAATAATAAAGAGTTTGCCTGTAAAACGGCAGACACTTTTGTTCTCGGCAACCATGCCGGATGATATCCGACGTCTTGCCCATGAGATACTGCAATCTCCGGTAACAGTGCAGGTCAATCACTCAGCGCCGGCATGCACAGTTTCTCATGCACTTTATCCTGTAGACCAGCATCTTAAAACCGCACTCCTTCTTGAGCTTCTGCGCAATACCGACACTGAATCGGTGCTGGTCTTTACACGCACCAAACACCGTGCCAAACGTGTAGGAGAACAACTGGGTAAGGCAGGCTTTCGTGCTGCATCCCTTCAGGGTAACCTGTCACAGAACAAACGGCAGGAGGCGCTCGATGGATTTCGCCGCGGTTTATATCAGGTCCTTGTTGCGACTGATATTGCAGCGCGCGGCATCGATGTCACAAGAATATCACACGTAATAAACTACGATATGCCTGATACAGCAGACGCTTACACCCACCGGATAGGACGTACAGGGCGCGCTGAGAAGACCGGCGATGCATTCACATTCATTACACGTGAAGACGAGGGAATGGTGCGAAGCATTGAACTGGTGCTCAAAGAAAAAGTTGAGCGCAGGAAACTTGAAAATTTCGATTATAAGAAACAGGCACCTGCCCGCAATACAGAGTTTGCCAGAGAGCCGCGTAGTAAAACTTCTTATCACAGTAATAATAGAAAACCGGCATCATATGGAAGCAGTAAACCTGCATCTTCAGCACAGAAATGGCAGAAGGCCAAACCTGCTGCTCGCGGAACCGCGAATCGCAGTGCTAGTTCTAATCCTCGGCGCTCATCTGCTTCAACAATGTCACGGAGCTCATCATACAAAATTTCAAGCAGCCGCTGA
- a CDS encoding cupin domain-containing protein, whose translation MKKAELKSFWKPDEVRKFPKGRLELIKIDGATIGRAVFEPGWRWATSVQPIAKTKSCEAPHLQYHVSGVLKVQMDDGTEFECKPGDVSLLPSGHDAWVVGDVEAVVVDFQGMADYAK comes from the coding sequence ATGAAAAAGGCTGAACTAAAAAGTTTCTGGAAGCCAGATGAGGTTCGCAAGTTCCCAAAGGGGCGGTTGGAACTCATTAAGATAGATGGTGCGACCATTGGGCGTGCTGTATTTGAACCTGGCTGGAGATGGGCAACATCGGTCCAACCTATTGCCAAGACTAAAAGCTGTGAGGCACCGCACTTGCAGTATCATGTGTCCGGGGTGCTTAAAGTTCAAATGGACGACGGAACTGAGTTTGAGTGTAAACCTGGCGATGTTTCTCTGCTCCCATCCGGACATGACGCCTGGGTAGTTGGAGATGTGGAAGCGGTTGTTGTCGATTTCCAGGGGATGGCAGATTACGCAAAGTGA
- a CDS encoding VOC family protein, whose protein sequence is MNAKYKHTNIIAKDWQLLAKFYQDVFGCEIVPPARDLEGEWLAKGTGVPNAHFTGAHLRLPGHGDSGPTLEIYQYKENKPRSSIAANREGIMHLAFEVDDISQSITDVLKHGGTKVGDITSSEVSGVGILTFIYLADPEGNIIELQTWR, encoded by the coding sequence ATGAACGCAAAATACAAGCATACCAATATCATCGCTAAAGACTGGCAGTTGCTTGCCAAGTTTTACCAGGACGTTTTTGGCTGTGAAATTGTGCCGCCTGCACGCGATCTTGAGGGTGAATGGCTGGCAAAAGGAACCGGCGTCCCTAATGCTCATTTCACCGGCGCACATTTGAGACTGCCGGGACATGGCGATAGCGGTCCGACATTAGAAATTTATCAATATAAAGAGAACAAGCCACGGTCGTCCATTGCAGCAAATCGGGAAGGTATAATGCATCTTGCTTTCGAAGTTGATGATATCAGCCAGAGCATAACTGACGTTCTAAAACACGGCGGTACCAAAGTCGGTGATATCACCTCATCGGAAGTGAGCGGAGTAGGAATATTGACCTTTATTTACCTTGCTGATCCGGAAGGCAATATCATCGAACTGCAAACATGGAGATAA
- a CDS encoding cation-translocating P-type ATPase, whose translation MAKALPKTHFDIESITGLSEKEAADRLKSEGYNELPSSKKRSIFSIAYDVVKEPMFLLLIAGGGIYLFLGDVQEALMLLGFVFIVMGITLYQERKTERALEALRDLASPRALVIRDGSQRRIPGRAVVCGDIMILSEGDRVPADAVLLSCLNLSVDESLLTGESVPVRKSATGEISEMSRPGGDDLPFVFSSTLVVQGFGIAETRKTGINTEIGKIGTALKTIEEEETLLQIETGKIVRNLAILGLSLCVIIIVAYGLTRGNWLNGFLAGITLAMAMLPEEFPVVLTIFLAVGAWRISQKRVLTRRVPAVETLGSASVLCVDKTGTLTMNQMAVKKICTDGTFFDITDSKEILPDNLHETVEFSILASQTDPFDPMEKALRSLGERTLSNTEHLHYDWTLIEEYPLSPHLLAMSRVWKSPENDSYIIASKGSPEAIADICHLDEKTRQSISEKINIMARDGLRVIGVAKSAFSKKSLPEGQHDFTFNFIGLIGLADPVRPSVSCAIKECYTAGIRVVMITGDYPVTAQNIASEIGLSNCKDVITGPELEKMDMKELQERIKSVNIFARVVPEQKLLIVNALKANGKIVAMTGDGVNDAAALKASHIGIAMGGRGTDVAREASAIVLLDDDFSSIVQAVRMGRRIFDNLKKAMAYIFAVHVPIAGMSLFPVLFNWPLVLLPVHIVFLELIIDPACSVVFEAEAEETDIMGRPPRKLGVPLFDRKMITYSILQGAIVLMVVMAVYVIALYRGQGELDARTLCFTTLIVANIGLILTNRSWSRSILSTFRNPNSALWWVLGGAILFLGIVLYVPFFKELFRFSTLHGIDIIICVSAGIMSILWFEVLKAFRSSSRVYPT comes from the coding sequence ATGGCAAAGGCTCTTCCAAAAACTCATTTTGACATAGAGAGCATAACCGGACTTTCAGAGAAAGAAGCCGCAGACAGGCTCAAGTCTGAAGGCTATAACGAACTCCCTTCCAGTAAAAAGAGAAGCATATTTTCCATTGCCTACGATGTCGTAAAGGAACCTATGTTTCTTCTCCTGATTGCCGGCGGCGGGATTTACCTTTTTTTAGGAGATGTTCAGGAAGCCCTCATGCTCCTTGGCTTTGTATTTATCGTCATGGGAATCACCCTCTACCAGGAGCGAAAAACAGAGCGTGCACTTGAGGCATTGCGCGATCTTGCAAGCCCCCGCGCACTTGTAATAAGGGACGGCTCGCAAAGAAGAATTCCGGGCAGAGCAGTGGTGTGCGGAGATATAATGATCCTGTCAGAAGGAGATCGAGTCCCTGCGGATGCAGTTTTACTTTCATGTTTAAACCTTTCCGTTGACGAATCATTGCTTACCGGAGAATCCGTTCCTGTCCGCAAATCAGCAACAGGTGAAATTTCAGAGATGTCCCGTCCCGGAGGAGACGACCTTCCCTTTGTATTCTCAAGCACATTAGTCGTACAGGGTTTCGGAATAGCTGAAACCCGTAAAACAGGGATCAATACTGAGATAGGCAAAATCGGCACAGCTCTAAAAACAATCGAAGAGGAAGAAACTCTCCTGCAGATTGAGACAGGAAAAATAGTACGCAACCTTGCCATTCTTGGACTATCTCTCTGCGTGATAATTATTGTGGCATACGGATTAACCCGCGGGAATTGGCTCAATGGTTTTCTTGCCGGAATAACTCTTGCCATGGCTATGCTTCCTGAGGAGTTTCCAGTTGTTCTCACGATATTCCTTGCTGTCGGGGCATGGAGGATCTCACAAAAACGTGTTTTGACAAGACGGGTACCGGCAGTGGAAACACTGGGCTCGGCATCTGTCCTCTGCGTTGATAAAACCGGCACTCTTACCATGAATCAGATGGCAGTAAAAAAAATCTGTACAGACGGGACTTTTTTTGACATCACGGACAGCAAAGAAATACTTCCTGATAATCTTCACGAAACCGTGGAATTCAGCATACTTGCAAGCCAGACAGACCCTTTTGATCCCATGGAAAAAGCATTGAGAAGCCTTGGTGAACGAACACTTTCAAACACAGAACATCTGCATTACGACTGGACTCTTATAGAAGAGTACCCTCTTTCTCCTCATCTGCTGGCGATGTCGCGCGTCTGGAAATCACCGGAGAATGACAGCTACATAATTGCTTCCAAGGGATCACCGGAGGCTATCGCAGATATATGCCATCTCGATGAAAAAACAAGGCAGAGCATTTCGGAAAAAATAAATATCATGGCAAGGGATGGTTTGAGGGTCATTGGCGTAGCCAAATCAGCATTCTCGAAGAAATCTCTTCCCGAAGGTCAGCACGATTTCACATTTAATTTTATCGGACTTATCGGGTTAGCTGATCCTGTGCGGCCAAGCGTATCTTGCGCCATAAAAGAGTGCTACACTGCCGGGATCCGGGTTGTAATGATAACCGGCGATTATCCAGTAACGGCACAGAATATAGCTTCTGAAATAGGGCTAAGTAACTGCAAAGATGTTATTACCGGCCCTGAGCTTGAAAAGATGGACATGAAAGAATTACAGGAAAGGATAAAGTCAGTCAATATCTTTGCAAGGGTAGTCCCGGAACAAAAGCTCCTGATTGTCAATGCGCTCAAAGCTAACGGAAAGATTGTTGCAATGACAGGAGACGGAGTGAATGATGCCGCTGCATTAAAGGCATCACATATCGGCATAGCTATGGGAGGCAGAGGCACTGACGTTGCCAGAGAGGCTTCGGCAATAGTGCTTCTTGATGATGATTTTTCATCCATCGTGCAGGCAGTAAGGATGGGCAGAAGAATATTTGATAACCTTAAAAAGGCAATGGCATATATATTTGCAGTACATGTACCCATTGCCGGCATGTCCCTTTTCCCTGTCCTTTTCAACTGGCCGCTCGTACTCCTGCCGGTACATATTGTTTTTCTGGAGCTCATCATTGATCCGGCATGTTCCGTAGTTTTTGAGGCGGAAGCGGAGGAAACGGATATCATGGGACGTCCGCCCCGCAAGCTTGGAGTTCCTCTGTTTGACAGAAAAATGATTACCTACAGCATTCTGCAGGGCGCAATCGTCCTTATGGTAGTAATGGCCGTATATGTCATTGCCCTTTATCGCGGGCAGGGAGAGCTTGACGCACGCACGCTCTGTTTTACAACACTGATAGTCGCCAACATCGGATTGATTCTTACAAACCGCTCTTGGTCAAGAAGCATACTAAGCACTTTCCGCAATCCAAACTCAGCCCTCTGGTGGGTTCTGGGAGGTGCAATCCTGTTTCTTGGGATAGTGCTTTATGTTCCCTTTTTTAAAGAGTTGTTCCGCTTCAGCACATTACACGGAATTGATATCATAATTTGCGTTTCAGCAGGAATTATGAGCATTCTCTGGTTTGAAGTATTAAAAGCTTTCCGTTCTTCTTCCCGTGTATATCCCACATAG
- a CDS encoding arginine decarboxylase, pyruvoyl-dependent has product MYVPTKIFFTKGVGQNKEKLVSFELALRHARIASFNLVRVSSIFPPHCEIVTAEKGLERLNPGQIVHAVISEASTNERHRLIGSSIGVAIPRDRDRFGYLSEHHSFGDDDKATGDYAEDIAAQMLATILGVEFDVNESYNKRLDQWKLSDQIVKTRNVTQTSVGKSGMWTTVVAAAVLIA; this is encoded by the coding sequence ATGTATGTACCTACAAAAATTTTTTTCACAAAAGGGGTTGGGCAAAATAAGGAGAAGCTTGTAAGTTTCGAGCTTGCGCTTCGGCATGCAAGGATTGCTTCTTTCAATCTTGTAAGGGTATCGAGCATATTCCCCCCTCACTGCGAAATAGTTACGGCTGAGAAAGGCCTTGAACGGCTTAATCCTGGACAGATTGTCCATGCTGTTATTTCCGAGGCATCGACCAATGAACGGCACCGTCTCATAGGGTCTTCCATAGGAGTTGCCATACCAAGGGACAGAGACCGCTTTGGTTATCTTTCAGAGCACCACAGCTTCGGCGATGATGACAAAGCGACAGGCGATTATGCGGAAGACATCGCAGCGCAGATGCTCGCCACGATTCTTGGCGTAGAGTTCGATGTTAATGAAAGTTATAACAAGAGGCTTGACCAGTGGAAGTTGAGCGATCAGATAGTAAAGACCCGCAACGTTACGCAGACGAGTGTTGGCAAGAGCGGCATGTGGACTACGGTTGTGGCGGCGGCTGTTCTGATAGCGTAA
- a CDS encoding DEAD/DEAH box helicase → MRFDELNIPDKVLEGIKAAGFTECTPVQAQTLPSALQGKDIAAQAQTGTGKTAAFLIAVFSRMLAIPAPERHSSPRVLIIAPTRELVVQIDVEAKLLGQACGFKIVPVYGGIDYRKQRDQIAHGVDVLIGTPGRLIDYLKQDVYNLKHTQFLVIDEADRMFDMGFISDLRFMLRRMSPYDKRQSMLFSATLSHRVMELCYEHMNMPVPFSVTPEKVTVELIEQVVYHVGKSEKKGLLLGILKNNPGGRFLIFCNTKAVVERLDSLLNANGFPTASITGDLDQKKRMKVLSGFKDGKLPILIATDVASRGLHIDGVTHVINYDLPSDSEDYVHRIGRTARAGASGKAISLACEEYVHSLEEIENFIKIKIPVTHITDDMIVTEYIRPAPLYIKKSAHAQRKDTRSFSAHKGKRTNVHGRPHHTGKPHKKKFSSGKPEHS, encoded by the coding sequence ATGAGATTTGACGAACTGAACATTCCGGACAAGGTCCTTGAAGGAATAAAAGCCGCTGGTTTCACTGAGTGCACTCCTGTTCAGGCACAGACGCTGCCGTCGGCATTACAGGGCAAGGATATAGCTGCGCAGGCACAGACCGGCACGGGGAAGACTGCGGCATTTCTGATAGCAGTATTTTCGAGAATGCTTGCCATTCCAGCGCCAGAGCGACATTCCTCTCCACGTGTACTCATCATCGCTCCCACAAGGGAGCTTGTTGTTCAGATAGATGTGGAAGCAAAATTATTGGGACAAGCTTGCGGTTTCAAAATTGTTCCGGTCTACGGCGGCATAGATTACCGCAAACAACGGGACCAGATTGCTCATGGAGTTGATGTGCTTATAGGAACTCCGGGGCGTCTCATAGATTATCTCAAGCAGGATGTTTATAACCTGAAACATACTCAGTTCCTTGTTATTGATGAAGCTGACCGTATGTTTGACATGGGCTTTATAAGCGATCTCCGGTTCATGCTAAGAAGAATGTCTCCATATGATAAACGCCAGTCCATGCTCTTTTCAGCGACCCTTTCCCACCGCGTGATGGAACTCTGCTACGAACACATGAATATGCCGGTGCCTTTCTCAGTAACACCTGAAAAGGTAACGGTTGAACTGATTGAACAGGTAGTCTACCACGTCGGCAAGTCGGAAAAGAAAGGGCTGCTTCTGGGAATCCTTAAAAACAATCCCGGCGGACGCTTTCTTATTTTCTGTAACACTAAGGCTGTTGTAGAGCGCCTTGACAGCCTGCTTAATGCGAATGGATTCCCGACAGCTTCAATCACAGGAGATCTTGATCAGAAAAAGAGAATGAAAGTGCTCTCCGGATTCAAGGACGGCAAGCTGCCTATACTGATAGCCACAGATGTGGCAAGCAGGGGGCTTCATATTGACGGAGTGACACATGTCATCAACTACGACCTTCCTTCTGATTCCGAAGACTATGTGCACAGGATCGGAAGAACCGCCCGGGCAGGCGCCTCTGGAAAGGCAATAAGCCTTGCCTGTGAGGAATACGTCCACTCTCTCGAAGAGATAGAAAACTTCATAAAGATCAAAATACCGGTTACTCATATCACAGACGATATGATAGTCACTGAGTATATCAGGCCCGCACCTCTTTATATTAAGAAAAGTGCTCATGCGCAGAGAAAAGACACCCGCTCTTTTTCAGCACATAAGGGAAAAAGGACTAACGTGCATGGCCGCCCCCATCATACCGGGAAACCGCACAAAAAGAAATTCTCATCTGGTAAGCCAGAGCATTCTTAG
- a CDS encoding VOC family protein, protein MAQNPVRWFEIYVQDMNRAKKFYEAVFNVKLERLDTPDIEIWSFPWQEDQMGTAGALVKMKGIESGGNSTIVYFACDDCAVEESRAEKFGGKIEKRKTSIGQYGYISLVYDTEGNIIGLHSM, encoded by the coding sequence ATGGCACAAAATCCGGTGAGGTGGTTTGAGATTTATGTTCAGGACATGAATCGGGCCAAAAAGTTCTACGAGGCCGTCTTCAATGTGAAGCTCGAAAGACTTGATACCCCGGACATCGAGATCTGGAGTTTTCCCTGGCAGGAGGATCAAATGGGGACCGCTGGAGCATTGGTAAAAATGAAGGGGATCGAGTCCGGTGGCAACAGCACTATCGTATACTTTGCTTGTGATGACTGTGCAGTTGAAGAGAGCCGTGCTGAAAAGTTTGGCGGAAAGATAGAGAAGCGGAAAACCTCAATAGGCCAGTATGGATACATCTCTTTGGTGTACGATACCGAAGGGAATATTATAGGCTTACATTCAATGTGA
- a CDS encoding GIY-YIG nuclease family protein, producing the protein MKNYYVYILSNKRNGTLYAGVTSDLIKRVYEHKNNLVDGFTKKYGVHFLVWYEVHTSVEEAIKREKQIKKWNRKWKLELIESFNKEWKDLYEQICE; encoded by the coding sequence ATGAAAAACTATTATGTTTATATTCTGAGCAATAAACGTAATGGTACTTTATATGCTGGTGTGACATCAGATTTAATTAAACGTGTTTACGAACACAAAAATAATCTGGTTGATGGTTTTACAAAGAAATATGGTGTTCATTTTTTGGTATGGTACGAAGTGCATACATCAGTAGAGGAAGCTATTAAGAGGGAAAAGCAAATCAAGAAGTGGAACCGTAAATGGAAGCTGGAATTAATTGAGAGTTTCAATAAAGAATGGAAAGACTTATATGAGCAGATATGTGAGTAG
- a CDS encoding radical SAM protein: protein MLLIHPPVAKPCEPPSGIARLSGALYAHGIKHTILDANLEALIYNIDNARHLTSGQYDKWTARALRNLSANHEALKNLRTYQNIDRYKRGVIDLNHAIEQMGKNGATPGISNYSHEYLSPVKSDDLLLSAKRPEENPYYPYFSKRLPALIEKSDSKFAGFSLNYLSQALCTFAMIGFLKQRFPDLSIILGGGLVTSWMRNPRWKNPFAGLVAHIVAGPGEEKLINILGVNDFKEGYYKPDYSLLPLDDYLSPGRILPYSASSGCYWHKCSFCPEKAEGNSYMPVPADTAIDDINELSLKTKPVLIHMLDNAISESMLKKMAQNSSGINWYGFARITPLLADIDFCIALKKSGCVMLKLGIESGDQNVLDKMNKGIDIETASLALKTLKRAGVATYVYLIFGTPAEALPSARKTLEFVVNHKNEIGFLNVAIFNMPVCSAQTLQFETRSFYEGDLSLYTDFTHPEGWNRKDVRLFIENEFKRQNAVSEILKKDPPVFTSNHASFFI from the coding sequence ATGCTTCTAATCCATCCGCCTGTAGCAAAGCCTTGTGAGCCGCCGTCTGGCATCGCAAGGCTTTCGGGGGCTCTTTATGCTCATGGGATCAAACATACAATCCTCGATGCCAATCTTGAGGCGCTTATTTACAACATAGATAACGCCAGACATCTTACATCTGGACAATATGACAAATGGACTGCGCGCGCATTGCGAAATCTCTCGGCAAATCATGAGGCGCTTAAAAACCTGCGCACTTATCAGAATATTGACCGCTACAAACGGGGAGTAATTGATCTAAACCATGCGATTGAACAAATGGGAAAGAACGGTGCGACTCCCGGAATTTCAAATTACAGCCATGAATATCTTTCACCTGTGAAAAGCGATGACCTTTTACTTTCTGCTAAAAGACCTGAAGAGAATCCATATTATCCATATTTTAGCAAGCGCCTTCCCGCTCTCATTGAAAAAAGTGATTCAAAATTCGCAGGGTTTTCTCTTAATTATTTAAGCCAGGCATTATGCACCTTTGCAATGATAGGTTTTCTCAAACAGCGCTTTCCGGATTTGTCTATTATACTTGGCGGAGGACTTGTGACTTCATGGATGAGGAATCCCCGCTGGAAAAATCCATTTGCGGGGCTGGTGGCTCATATTGTTGCGGGGCCGGGAGAAGAAAAACTTATCAATATTCTGGGTGTAAATGATTTTAAGGAGGGGTATTACAAGCCGGATTACAGCTTGCTTCCATTGGATGATTATCTTTCCCCGGGACGAATCCTGCCTTACAGCGCCTCAAGCGGATGCTACTGGCATAAATGTTCTTTCTGCCCGGAAAAGGCTGAAGGAAATTCATATATGCCGGTGCCGGCTGATACAGCGATAGATGATATCAACGAGCTTTCCTTAAAAACAAAACCAGTGCTTATCCATATGCTTGATAATGCGATCAGCGAGTCTATGCTAAAAAAGATGGCTCAAAATTCGTCCGGTATTAACTGGTATGGCTTTGCGCGTATAACGCCTCTGCTTGCAGATATTGACTTTTGCATTGCGCTTAAAAAATCAGGATGCGTGATGCTGAAACTTGGCATTGAGTCTGGTGACCAGAACGTACTTGATAAGATGAACAAGGGGATTGATATTGAAACCGCTTCACTGGCATTAAAGACATTGAAAAGGGCAGGGGTGGCAACCTATGTCTATCTGATTTTTGGTACACCTGCTGAAGCTCTTCCATCAGCCAGAAAAACACTTGAATTCGTGGTTAACCATAAGAATGAAATCGGTTTTCTGAATGTCGCGATATTTAACATGCCTGTCTGCTCTGCGCAAACTCTGCAATTTGAGACAAGGAGTTTCTATGAGGGAGACCTCTCCCTTTATACTGATTTTACGCATCCGGAAGGGTGGAACAGGAAAGATGTGAGGCTGTTTATAGAGAATGAATTCAAAAGACAAAATGCTGTGTCGGAGATACTGAAAAAAGATCCACCTGTTTTTACCTCAAACCACGCCTCTTTTTTTATATAG